A window of Synergistaceae bacterium genomic DNA:
AAAATATTCAAGTTCACAGGTTATGCGTTTTTTAATTCCGTCTCTGTTTGGAGCAATCGTCTTTCTGCTTCCGCTACGGGATAAAGGAAGCCTTAACACTATATTGGGAATAGTGATTAATTGGGGCAAGGCCGTTCTCAAACCTTGGCTTCCCTTTATGGCGATGGCCCTTGTTGTCGTTGGTACTTTGGCTTCAATATGGGCGACTTTATGCAAACCACAAAAAGTCATGGAAAATGATTTCTGGCGGGATCTGCTTGTTATAAAACCCTTCTGGCTTGTATCCAGAATACTGGGTGCCGTGTTCTATATCATTATCTACTATAAAATAGGGCCGGAAATCATATGGAACATGGATAATGGAGGAACACCGGCTATGATCCTCGCACCCGCGCTGCTTATAATATTCATTGTTCTGGCAGGAGTTGTCCCGCTTCTCACAGACTATGGACTCATGGAATATGTCGGTACTTATGCACGTCCTGTCATGGGGCCACTATTCAAACTGCCTGGCCGCGCAGCAGTCGACTGTCTTGCATCATGGATAGGCAGTTCATCGGTCGCAGTCGTAATTACCACAAAAGTACACGACCAGGGATACTACTCAGATCGTGAAGCATCCATCATTTCAACGGCGTTCTCTGTTATCAGCATAGCTTATATATATGTCATGGCTGACTTTGTAGGGCTCCCTAATATGTATTTCCAGATAATGTTCGCAATGTATGCGGTAACATTAATTCTTGCTCTTCTTA
This region includes:
- a CDS encoding YjiH family protein, which produces MSAKEKYSSSQVMRFLIPSLFGAIVFLLPLRDKGSLNTILGIVINWGKAVLKPWLPFMAMALVVVGTLASIWATLCKPQKVMENDFWRDLLVIKPFWLVSRILGAVFYIIIYYKIGPEIIWNMDNGGTPAMILAPALLIIFIVLAGVVPLLTDYGLMEYVGTYARPVMGPLFKLPGRAAVDCLASWIGSSSVAVVITTKVHDQGYYSDREASIISTAFSVISIAYIYVMADFVGLPNMYFQIMFAMYAVTLILALLMPRIWPLNSIPDTYSGRAGKQRIGDEIPEGYTLGEWGLKLAVERASKQTARMTIESGIKTFLSLVISTTPLVVSWGTIVLIIANNTPIFQIISVPFAWMLQLVQIPEAKDVAPAFILAYADQFLAAVVGSARTATAAKFMCAGISGTGLIYMTEVGVLILNSTIPLGFWKLTGIYFIRAVLSVFLLAPFAWWFCM